A stretch of Camelina sativa cultivar DH55 chromosome 18, Cs, whole genome shotgun sequence DNA encodes these proteins:
- the LOC104760200 gene encoding putative invertase inhibitor — protein sequence MKFLIHLVVLFLLFNGFMANNVADSLIRNSCKKNSRYAEPYIYNFCITSIQENPESQKVRNIDELTMICTNSAISNLTKVKGVVENILNEKKYKNKLSHTFLRECLKLYSEGYELLNSALKYLKTRDYEKYIGNMDMARGKTRACEMKFNDDNHQISPVKKENDVLFNMINIPYYFCFNAHING from the coding sequence ATGAAGTTCTTGATTCACCTTGTTGTGTTATTTCTCCTCTTCAATGGTTTCATGGCCAACAATGTGGCAGATTCTCTGATTCGAAattcttgcaaaaaaaattcaagatatgcggaaccatatatatacaatttttgtaTCACATCTATCCAAGAGAATCCAGAGAGCCAGAAAGTAAGAAATATAGACGAATTGACTATGATATGTACGAATAGCGCGATATCAAACCTAACAAAAGTGAAAGGAGTTGTAGAGAATATTTTGAACGAGAAAAAGTATAAGAATAAGTTGAGTCATACGTTCTTACGGGAGTGCCTCAAGCTTTATTCTGAGGGCTATGAGTTGTTAAACTCAGCTTTGAAATACCTCAAAACACGAGATTACGAGAAATATATAGGAAATATGGATATGGCAAGAGGTAAAACAAGAGCTTGCGAAATGAAATTCAACGATGACAATCACCAGATATCTCCGGTGAAGAAAGAGAACGATGTTCTCTTCAACATGATCAATATTCcctattatttttgtttcaacgCTCATATTAATGGCTAA
- the LOC104763031 gene encoding uncharacterized protein LOC104763031, whose amino-acid sequence MATQWNSTERPGSGNEFTDAVREFFSSSFLPSCVNATSLVLITKRRGADDLKDFRPISCLNTNYKVVSRIISDRLKQILPSIILPNQTDFINDRLLIENVLLASEVLQGYHLSTLSPRLTLKVDISKAFDSVRWDFVTSTLLSYGAPDLFVGWIKSCICSPSFSISINGVTSGYFKGKTGLRQGDPLSPILFVSVMNILSLMLNRAAQDGIFGYHPGCEELELTHLCFADDLLIFLDGTEASLAGVFTVLSQFEKISGLSVNITKTTMFSSGVSEDALTHQGKDELLAPSSVEHCGQTAAIKHSYFGVNWFLDKCFPSSQEDKPSGAKVAWADLLYPKREGGLGLRSWSTWNDTCALKFIWMIYFRAGSIWVAWVRRKYFSSSCFSALNDKSPTVSWMFRKLLKLRHIAIKFRNIKLGTGEDTFFWWDPWTPYGSLFHYLGNDAPHHLGIPVTALVSDYKEGAIWNLPQARSDCFLDVLSFITTIPHSNDNDSPSWIVNSKVQKSYNSKVMWNSLRLSRPLVPWYSIVWHKAAVPKHSIATWLFLRNRNPTLDRMIKWGFDVEPLCLLCGMENETRNHLFFACAYSSAIWTEMVGKLELSPPLNWELIVHWLPSATSSSVTSLALLQVWQACIYEIWKERNRHFHEGTTLPHSIIVRKTCLVVKSRATALRNLATNGSWSSGLRTGEALELFWSSH is encoded by the exons ATGGCTACCCAGTGGAATTCTACAGAGCGTCCTGGCAGCGGGAACGAATTCACTGATGCAGTGAGAGAgtttttctcttcatctttcttgcCGTCATGTGTCAATGCTACTTCGTTGGTACTGATAACTAAAAGGCGGGGAGCAGACGATTTAAAGGACTTCAGGCCCATTTCGTGCTTGAACACAAACTACAAAGTTGTTTCCAGGATCATCTCTGATAGGCTCAAGCAGATCCTCCCCTCGATTATTCTCCCGAACCAGACGGATTTTATCAATGATAGGCTTCTAATAGAAAATGTGCTCCTTGCCTCAGAGGTCCTTCAGGGTTATCATTTATCCACTCTTTCTCCCAGACTCACCCTTAAAGTGGACATCTCTAAAGCATTTGATTCGGTTCGATGGGATTTTGTCACCTCAACCCTGTTGTCCTATGGTGCCCCTGATCTATTTGTGGGATGGATTAAAAGTTGTATCTGTTCTCCAAGCTTCTCTATCAGCATAAACGGAGTCACTTCAGGGTACTTTAAAGGCAAAACCGGGTTAAGGCAAGGGGACCCCCTCTCCCCAATTCTCTTTGTGTCGGTGATGAATATCCTCTCTCTTATGCTAAACAGAGCAGCTCAAGACGGTATTTTTGGTTATCACCCTGGCTGTGAAGAACTGGAGCTCACCCATCTGTGCTTCGCGGACGACTTACTTATCTTTCTAGACGGGACAGAAGCATCTCTGGCTGGGGTCTTCACGGTTCTGTCTCAGTTTGAGAAAATCTCTGGACTTTCTGTCAACATAACCAAAACCACCATGTTCTCTTCTGGTGTCTCTGAAGATGCGCTTACCC ATCAGGGCAAAGATGAACTCTTGGCTCCATCGTCAGTTGAGCATTGCGGGCAGACTGCAGCTATTAAGCACAGTTATTTCGGGGTTAATTGGTTTTTGGACAAGTGCTTTCCTTCTTCCCAAGAAG ACAAACCTTCGGGAGCTAAAGTTGCTTGGGCGGATCTTCTATACCCAAAGAGAGAAGGTGGGTTAGGGTTGCGGTCTTGGTCCACTTGGAACGACACATGCGCCCTAAAATTCATCTGGATGATATACTTCAGGGCTGGTTCTATCTGGGTAGCTTGGGTTCGGAGAAAATACTTTTCCTCTTCCTGCTTCTCGGCTTTGAACGACAAATCTCCAACAGTCTCTTGGATGTTCAGAAAACTTCTAAAGCTAAGACACATAGCTATAAAGTTCCGCAACATCAAGTTGGGTACAGGGGAGGATACTTTCTTCTGGTGGGATCCTTGGACTCCGTACGGTTCCCTCTTTCACTACTTGGGAAATGATGCTCCGCACCATCTTGGAATTCCGGTAACCGCCTTGGTGTCGGACTACAAGGAAGGGGCTATCTGGAACCTCCCTCAAGCGAGATCAGACTGCTTCCTAGATGTCTTGAGCTTCATTACTACCATCCCCCACTCAAATGACAACGACTCACCTAGTTGGATCGTTAATAGTAAGGTGCAAAAGTCTTATAACTCCAAGGTAATGTGGAATTCTCTCCGTCTTTCCAGACCGCTGGTGCCTTGGTATTCTATTGTCTGGCATAAAGCCGCTGTCCCTAAGCACTCGATAGCAACTTGGTTGTTTTTGCGCAACCGTAATCCTACCCTAGATCGTATGATCAAATGGGGCTTTGATGTGGAACCACTATGTCTCCTCTGCGGGATGGAAAATGAAACCAGGAACCATTTGTTCTTTGCTTGTGCTTACTCCTCAGCTATTTGGACAGAGATGGTAGGGAAACTAGAGCTCTCTCCTCCTCTGAACTGGGAGCTCATTGTACACTGGCTCCCTTCAGCCACCTCTTCCTCTGTCACCTCCCTCGCACTTCTTCAAGTGTGGCAAGCCTGTATCTACGAGATATGGAAGGAGCGTAACCGACACTTTCATGAAGGTACAACCCTACCTCACTCCATTATTGTCCGGAAAACCTGCTTGGTCGTCAAAAGCCGAGCTACGGCCCTAAGAAATCTAGCAACAAATGGTTCCTGGTCTTCTGGTCTTCGCACTGGAGAAGCGTTGGAGTTATTCTGGTCTTCGCACTGA
- the LOC104760201 gene encoding putative invertase inhibitor: MNFLVSLVMYSLLLNDFTSAQTLIQDSCKKAAAINLQLKYDFCVNSLTQDPESKTATTLEGLVFASTKNAAAKIMDVKRFVEQILKAKKYGPGMEAALSTCVELYDEANGSLNTAFSSVQSHDYNTANVYISAALDAPDNCEDGFKEGKLEKSPVTNKNNILLQTILIPLAFTNML, from the coding sequence atgaacttttTGGTTTCATTGGTTATGTATTCTCTTCTCTTGAACGATTTCACATCTGCACAAACTCTCATTCAAGATTCTTGCAAGAAAGCTGCTGCTATAAACCTGCAGCTCAAATACGATTTCTGCGTCAATTCTCTTACACAAGATCCAGAAAGCAAAACTGCGACTACTCTCGAAGGTCTGGTTTTTGCGTCGACGAAGAATGCTGCGGCAAAAATTATGGACGTGAAAAGATTCGTTGAACAGATTCTCAAGGCCAAGAAGTATGGGCCAGGTATGGAGGCAGCGTTGAGCACATGTGTCGAGCTTTATGATGAGGCTAATGGTTCTCTGAACACTGCTTTCTCAAGTGTTCAATCGCATGATTATAATACCGCTAACGTATATATAAGTGCTGCTTTGGATGCACCAGACAATTGCGAAGATGGATTCAAGGAAGGAAAGCTAGAGAAGTCGCCTGTTACTAACAAGAACAATATTTTGCTTCAAACGATTTTGATTCCTTTGGCTTTTACTAATATGCTATGA
- the LOC104763032 gene encoding uncharacterized protein LOC104763032, producing the protein MTSASVHEMTSKFGKLDKFEGVNFCRWQKKMHFLLTTLNVVHVLSMPMPTVTEDAEKDYVEETRRQLKWENDDYICRGHILNGMSDPLFDVYQNVESAKELWDALESKYMAEDASSKKFLVSNFNNYKMSDSGLVMEQYNELLRILGQFAQHNMKMDESISVSSIIDKLPPSWKDFRRMLKHKKEELSLVQLGSHLRIKESLRVQEGGKPKEAEPSSINMMEEGGSSKMENKGKKRPFNGQHLRWT; encoded by the coding sequence ATGACGAGTGCATCGGTGCATGAGATGACTTCAAAGTTTGGCAAGTTGGACAAGTTCGAAGGAGTGAACTTTTGCAGATGGCAGAAGAAGATGCATTTCCTTCTCACCACACTCAATGTGGTGCATGTTCTAAGCATGCCAATGCCTACTGTGACAGAGGATGCTGAGAAGGATTATGTGGAGGAGACAAGGAGGCAACTTAAGTGGGAGAACGATGACTACATTTGCCGTGGCCACATTCTTAACGGTATGTCTGATCCTCTCTTTGATGTCTATCAAAATGTCGAATCTGCAAAGGAACTGTGGGATGCGTTGGAATCAAAGTACATGGCTGAGGATGCTTCTAGTAAAAAGTTCCTTGTgagtaattttaataattacaaGATGTCTGATTCAGGACTTGTTATGGAGCAATACAATGAATTGCTTCGCATCCTAGGGCAATTCGCTCAACATAACATGAAGATGGATGAATCCATCTCGGTGTCGAGTATCATCGACAAGTTGCCGCCTTCATGGAAGGATTTTAGGCGCATGTTAAAACACAAAAAGGAAGAGTTGTCTCTTGTACAACTTGGTAGCCATTTGCGCATAAAGGAATCTCTAAGGGTGCAAGAGGGTGGAAAACCCAAAGAGGCTGAACCTTCTTCAATCAATATGATGGAGGAAGGTGGGAGTTCTAAGATGGAGAATAAGGGGAAGAAGCGTCCCTTTAATGGACAACACTTACGGTGGACCTAA